Genomic segment of Microbacterium hydrocarbonoxydans:
GACGAGGATGACGTCGCTGAGAGCCTTGGCGACACCGGCCGAGACCGCTCCGATGCCGGACTGGCTCACGAGCTTCGTGTGGATCCGTGCCTCGGGGTTGGCGCGCTTGAGGTCGAAGATGAGCTGCTTGAGGTCTTCGATCGAGTAGATGTCATGGTGCGGAGGAGGCGAGATCAGCCCGACACCGGGAGTGCCGCCGCGCGTGCGAGCGACCCAGGGGTAGACCTTCTGCGGAGGCAGCTGACCGCCTTCACCGGGCTTCGCGCCCTGCGCGAGCTTGATCTGGATGTCGTCGGCCTCGGTCAGGTACAGACTCGTGACACCGAAGCGTCCTGACGCGACCTGCTTGATGGCGCTGCGGCGTTCCGGATCGACGAGACGATCGACGTCTTCCCCGCCCTCTCCGGTGTTCGACTTGCCGCCGAGACGGTTCATCGCGATCGCCAGTGTCTCGTGTGCTTCCTTCGAGATCGAGCCGTAGCTCATGGCGCCCGTCGAGAACCGCTTCACGATCGATGAGACGGACTCGACCTCGTCCAGCGGAACAGGCTTGCGTGTGCCGGTCCGGAGTGTGAACAGTCCGCGCAGCGTCTTGAGCTCTGCCGCCTGGTCGTCGACGAGCCTCGTGTACTCGCGGAAGACGTCGTAGCGGCGCTCCCTGGTCGCATGCTGCAGCTTGAACACCGTCTCGGGGCTGAAGAGGTGCGGTGAACCGTCACGGCGCCACTGGTACTCGCCTCCGGTCCACAGGCGCTCATGTGCGCGAGCCGCCTCGTCTTCCGGGTAGGCGTAGTCGTGGCGAGCCTGGTTCTCGATGAAGATCTCTTCGATCCCGATGCCGCCGAGCTTCGACTCGGTGCGGGTGAAGTACTTGTCGATGAACTCCTCGCTCAGTCCCACGGCCTCGAAGACCTGGGCGCCCGCATACGACGACACCGTCGAGATGCCCATCTTCGACATGATCTTCAAGACGCCCTTGCCGAGCGCGTAGATCAGGTTGCGGACAGCCTTCTCGGGACTGATGCCCGTGATGTAGCCGGTGCGCACGAGATGCTCGACCGTCTCCATCGCGAGGTACGGGTTGACCGCCGAGGCTCCGTATCCGATCAGCGTCGCGACGTGGTGGACCTCGCGGACGTCGCCGGCTTCGACGATCAGACCGACCTTCATCCGGTTCTCACGACGGATCAGGTGATGGTGGATCGCCGACACCATGAGCAGCGACGGGATCGGCGTCAGGTCCTTGTTCGAGTCCCGGTCGGACAGGATGATGAACTCGGCGCCCTGCGCGATCGCCTCGTCGACCTCGGTGCACATCTCGGTGAGACGCTGCTCGAGCGTGTTGGAACCGGCGTCGAAGTGGTAGAGACCACGGATCGTCACGCTGGACCGATCGGGCAGCGCCTTGTCGATGTGACGGATCTTCGCCAGCTCGTCGTTGTCGATGACGGGGAAGTCGAGCGATACCGTCCGCGTGTGGTCAGGACCCCACGTGAGCAGGTTGCTCTCGGGCCCGAGGCCCAGCTTGAGACTCGTGACGACCTCTTCGCGGATCGAGTCGAGCGGCGGGTTCGTGACCTGCGCGAACTGTTGCGTGAAGTAGTCGAAGAGCAGACGCGGCCTCTTGCTGAGCACCGCGATGGGCGTGTCGGAGCCCATCGCTCCGAGCGGCTCCATGCCGTTCTGACCCATCGGGGTCAGAAGGATGCGGATCTCCTCCTCGGTGTAGCCGAAGGTGCGCTGCCGCCGCGTGATCGATGCGGGCGGGTGCACGATGTGCTCGCGCTCAGGCAGGTCGGCGAGGCGCACAGCGCCGGCATCCAGCCATTCCTGCCACGGGTGCATGGTGGCGAGATCGTGCTTGATCTCCTCATCCTCGATGATGCGCCGCTGGGCGGTGTCGACGAGGAACATCTTTCCGGGCTGCAGTCGTCCTCGGCGCTTGATGCGCTCCGGCTCGAAGGTGAGCACACCGGTCTCGGAGCCGATCACGATCAGCCCGTCGGTCGTCTCGGTCCAACGCCCCGGGCGCAGACCGTTGCGGTCCAGAGTTGCTCCGACGAGAGTGCCGTCGGTGAAGATGAGCGCGGCCGGACCGTCCCACGGCTCCATCTGGTTCGAGTGGTACTCGTAGAACGAGCGCAGCTCGGGCGAGATGTCCGACTGCTTCTCGTAGGCCTCGGGAACCATCATCATGATCGCGTGCGGCAGGCTGCGCCCGGTCAGGGTCAGGAGTTCGAGAACCTCGTCGAACGACGCCGAGTCGCTCGCGCCGTCGGTGCAGATCGGCAGCAGCGGTGCGACGTCGCCGAGCAGCTCGGATTCGAGCTGAGACTGACGAGCCCGCATCCAGTTGCGGTTGCCGCCGACGGTGTTGATCTCGCCGTTGTGCGCGAGCATGCGCAGCGGCTGAGCCAGCGGCCACGACGGGAACGTGTTGGTGGAGTAGCGCGAGTGCACGACGGCGAGTTCGGACATGAACCGCTCGTCCTGCAGGTCGGGATAGAACGGCTCGAGCTGCAGGGTCGTGACCATGCCCTTGTAGCCGAGCGTGCGAGCGGACAGCGTCACGAAGTACGCACCGAGCTCGTGACCGGCGCGCTTGCGCAGCCGGTAGGCGACCCGGTCGAGGGCGATACCGGTGAGCGGGGCGTCGGCGTGCGTCGCTCCCCCCGCGCTCACGAAGAGCTGCTCGAAAGCGGGTCGCGCCTCGTCCGCGAGCTTTCCGAGGTTGTCGTTGGCCGTGGGCACCTCGCGCCATCCGAGGACGCGGAGGCCCTCGGACCTGGCGATCTTCTCGATGCCGGCCTTCTGCTGCCGGCGCTCACTGGAGTCGCGGGGAAGGAAAGCCAGGCCCGCGGCGTACTCGCCGACCGGGGGCAGTTCGAAATCGACGACGGCACGCAGGAACGCGTCGGGCATCTGCGTCAGGATTCCTGCACCGTCACCGGTTCCCGCATCCGAGCCGATCGCGCCGCGGTGCTCGAGGTTGCGCAGCGCTTCGAGCGCCAGCGCGATGATGTCGTGGCCCGCTTCGCCGCGCAGGGTCGCGACCATGGCCAGGCCGCAGGCGTCCTTCTCGAACGCCGGGTTGTACATGCCCTGCTTCGGGGGGTAAGCGCCGGAGGCGCCGTAGGGAGGCTGAAAATACACCAGTACCGTCCTCAGATCTTCGGATGACCCGGGGGCGTCATTGGCCGGGTGGATGCGATGGGGTCCGCACGGACCGGTGGGCTATCGAGCGCCTTCCGTGTCCGTGGGAGCGGTGCTTGTGGCGCTGGCTCCTGCGGCGACTTCTTCGGACGGAGGCTCACTCACGTCCACGAAATCGGAGGGATTGTTCTGCGATTCTACATCAGCGTCGAGGTCTTTCCGGCCGCGGCCCGGCTGGTACGGCGAAGGCTCGAGACCGGGGTGACGGCGGGACTGGACGATGAGGATCGTGATACCCACGATGATGCCGAGGATGGCAGCCCAGACGTTGCTGCGCAGCCCCAGGATGATCTCGCTCGGATCGATGCGGATCGACTCCCACACCACACGGCCGGCGCTGTACCAGATGAGGTAGATCGCGAACAGCCTGCCCCACTGGAACGCCGTCGCCTTGCGGCTGAGCCACAGGAGCACGATGACACCGAGGCCGTTCCAGATGACCTCGTAGAGGAAGGTGGGGTGGAACAGTGTGCCCTCGGGAAGGCCGGGAGGGAAGGCCGAGTTGTCAGACGGGATCTCCAGCCCCCACGGCAGGTCGGTGGGGAGGCCGTAGAGCTCGTTGTTGAACCAGTTGCCGAAACGGCCCATGGCCTGTGCGAGCAGCAGCCCCGGTGCCAGCGCGTCGGCGAAGGTCCAGAAGCGGATGCCGGTCCACCGGCACCCGAGGTATGCGCCCACGGCGCCGCCGAGGAGCGCGCCGAAGATGGCGATGCCGCCCTCCCAGATCGCCCAGACGGACCCCGGCTCGAAGGGGTTCCAGGTGTTCTTGCCCTCGCCGAAGTAGAAGTTCGGGTGGGTCAGGACGTGGAAGATGCGCGCACCGATGATGGCCAGCGGAACGGCCAGGATCGAGATGTCGATCACGACCCACGGCTCCGCACCGCGCTTGGTGAGGCGGTGGTTGGTCAGCAGCACGGCCGCGATGATGCCGGCGATGATGCAGAGCGCGTAGAAGTGGATCCGGAGCGGGCCGAGGTCGATGTACGAGACCGTGGGGCTCGGGATGCTGGCGAGCACGCCGCTGAAGGTGCTGTGAAGCGCGAGGGACATGAGTGCGATTCTAGTTCTCGTGTGCGGGGCGTGCCGACGACGTGCCGACCGCCAGGTTTCGGGTGACTTCTGCGAGGGCAGGGACGCCGCCGTCGCGCAGAGCGCGGACGAGTGCCGTGCCGACGATCGCGCCGTCGGCGTACTCGGAGACTCCGGCGATCTGTTCGGCGGTCGAGATGCCGATGCCCACGCAGGCGCGGATGCTGCCGTGCTCGCGCAGGCGACCGACCAGCGTGCGTGCGGCGCGATCGAGTTCTGTGCGCTCACCGGTGATGCCCATGGTCGAGACCGTGTAGACGAATCCGGTCGAGGACTTCACGACGAGCTCGAGGCGCTCGTCGGTCGACGTGGGCGCGGCGAGGAAGACGCGGTCGAGGCCGGTGCGCTCGCTCGCGGCGATCCACTC
This window contains:
- the gltB gene encoding glutamate synthase large subunit, with the protein product MYNPAFEKDACGLAMVATLRGEAGHDIIALALEALRNLEHRGAIGSDAGTGDGAGILTQMPDAFLRAVVDFELPPVGEYAAGLAFLPRDSSERRQQKAGIEKIARSEGLRVLGWREVPTANDNLGKLADEARPAFEQLFVSAGGATHADAPLTGIALDRVAYRLRKRAGHELGAYFVTLSARTLGYKGMVTTLQLEPFYPDLQDERFMSELAVVHSRYSTNTFPSWPLAQPLRMLAHNGEINTVGGNRNWMRARQSQLESELLGDVAPLLPICTDGASDSASFDEVLELLTLTGRSLPHAIMMMVPEAYEKQSDISPELRSFYEYHSNQMEPWDGPAALIFTDGTLVGATLDRNGLRPGRWTETTDGLIVIGSETGVLTFEPERIKRRGRLQPGKMFLVDTAQRRIIEDEEIKHDLATMHPWQEWLDAGAVRLADLPEREHIVHPPASITRRQRTFGYTEEEIRILLTPMGQNGMEPLGAMGSDTPIAVLSKRPRLLFDYFTQQFAQVTNPPLDSIREEVVTSLKLGLGPESNLLTWGPDHTRTVSLDFPVIDNDELAKIRHIDKALPDRSSVTIRGLYHFDAGSNTLEQRLTEMCTEVDEAIAQGAEFIILSDRDSNKDLTPIPSLLMVSAIHHHLIRRENRMKVGLIVEAGDVREVHHVATLIGYGASAVNPYLAMETVEHLVRTGYITGISPEKAVRNLIYALGKGVLKIMSKMGISTVSSYAGAQVFEAVGLSEEFIDKYFTRTESKLGGIGIEEIFIENQARHDYAYPEDEAARAHERLWTGGEYQWRRDGSPHLFSPETVFKLQHATRERRYDVFREYTRLVDDQAAELKTLRGLFTLRTGTRKPVPLDEVESVSSIVKRFSTGAMSYGSISKEAHETLAIAMNRLGGKSNTGEGGEDVDRLVDPERRSAIKQVASGRFGVTSLYLTEADDIQIKLAQGAKPGEGGQLPPQKVYPWVARTRGGTPGVGLISPPPHHDIYSIEDLKQLIFDLKRANPEARIHTKLVSQSGIGAVSAGVAKALSDVILVSGHDGGTGASPLNSLKHAGTPWELGLAETQQTLMLNGMRDRVVVQVDGQLKTGRDVIIGALLGAEEFGFATAPLVVSGCIMMRVCHLDTCPVGVATQNPVLRERFSGKPEFVVNFMEFIAEEVREHLAALGFRSIDEIVGRAELLEVDAAVDHWKAEGLDLSPVLDGPAFPASEPRRSARTQDHELEKHFDVQLIDIAKSALLNGEPVVAELPIANTERAVGTMLGHQVTSRHGAAGLPRGTIDVTLHGTAGQSLGAFLPSGIVLRLEGDSNDYVGKGLSGGDISIRPPRGSKIVPHENVIAGNVIGYGATSGTMFLSGVVGERFLVRNSGATAVVEGVGDHALEYMTGGVAVILGSTGRNLGAGMSGGVAYIRSLDTGKINAQSLSSGELLLEPLDRADLEVLRSLIAEHVERTASPLGSDILARFDEIAGQFTKVLPRDYAAVRSMRDEAVAEGIDPDGDIVWNRILEVTGG
- the lgt gene encoding prolipoprotein diacylglyceryl transferase, giving the protein MSLALHSTFSGVLASIPSPTVSYIDLGPLRIHFYALCIIAGIIAAVLLTNHRLTKRGAEPWVVIDISILAVPLAIIGARIFHVLTHPNFYFGEGKNTWNPFEPGSVWAIWEGGIAIFGALLGGAVGAYLGCRWTGIRFWTFADALAPGLLLAQAMGRFGNWFNNELYGLPTDLPWGLEIPSDNSAFPPGLPEGTLFHPTFLYEVIWNGLGVIVLLWLSRKATAFQWGRLFAIYLIWYSAGRVVWESIRIDPSEIILGLRSNVWAAILGIIVGITILIVQSRRHPGLEPSPYQPGRGRKDLDADVESQNNPSDFVDVSEPPSEEVAAGASATSTAPTDTEGAR